In Paenibacillus kyungheensis, the following are encoded in one genomic region:
- a CDS encoding MupA/Atu3671 family FMN-dependent luciferase-like monooxygenase, translating into MVWTLTRGISVVLHEKTGLQFEHFDRYTADDYDKGVEFSLFFFSSYDNNDQEHTNKYQLLLDTAKYADQNGFSAVWTPERHFHQFGGLYPNPSVTSAALAMVTERLQLRSGSVVTPLHQSLRIAEEWAVVDNLSGGRVGLSFTSGWHPDDFVLNPALYANRHEAMFRKVDEVKRLWSRESISMPNGLGKDIDVRVYPEPVQSELPIWITTSGSHDTIIEAGRIGANLLTHLLGQDVDSLAENIALYRKTLVEHGFSPDHGKVSLMIHTYIGEDMESVKQRVKEPFCNYLRSSLHLIRNLADALNMNTEELQTEEAMSTLLDYGFDRYWQTASLMGTRESCKEIVYRLQHVGVDEIACLIDFGLSYDLVMDGLEKLSELCQWFQKSSDSLEQQNNRQITMFQCTPSRLRSLIKDPHSQSFLRSLRTILVGGEPFPADLAKSVKSVTNARILNMYGPTETTIWSATYEVSEPSQSICIGLPITNTQMYLLDSHERPVPIGVVGELYIGGEGVSNGYWERPELTTERFVLNKFTGKGKMYRTGDIGRYFPDGNIELLGRRDDQFKVRGYRIEAGEIEAVLLRHGSVREAIVMLEDEGSDDKTLVAYVIWKQAGNETELRTYIGNLLPYYMLPGRYVALANIPLTPNGKVDRKALVVLGQASVSSTRFVEPTSDIEIVMAQIWRQVLGLENIGVHDNFFRLGGDSISALQISSQLLKYNYRMDMKHLFQHPTIAELSRLVRTEEVKKHDNGIVEGSVVLTPIQHWFLEQELSDAHHYNHAVVLRAANRFDATIVQRVLEQLAKHHDALRIVFRQDSSDGSTIAFNRPPEANFIELHVTDLCGDPQYMKKAEAEFALRQSTLNLENGPLFRAVLIHTDEGDHLLLVIHHLVVDGVSWRVLLEDFASGYRQTLQGEDIHFQNKTDSFQKYARSLIDYMQSEALMAEKNYWKQLEDYSFQPLPRSRAVTNRPTTSTNCVVHLTLSTQHTQQLMQEVHHAYNTEINDILLTALGYSVKEWIESPYVLFDLEGHGRESFVENLDVTRTVGWFTSIYPVALDMSSSDRLSDQLKKVKESLRGIPSKGLGYGVLKYLTPAEKKQEMNFNVQPEIMFNYLGQFDQSVPEDLFDLSPLSTGPMLSPHSERKYALLINGIVRNNSLQLSFDYSSEEFVASEIEWFADLYHRHLIQIIHHCVGKNQTELTPNDLLYQDFTLEELDELREEITASVIEMGEED; encoded by the coding sequence ATGGTATGGACGCTAACTCGCGGAATTTCAGTCGTATTGCATGAAAAAACAGGGCTACAATTCGAACACTTTGATCGTTACACAGCTGATGATTACGATAAAGGTGTAGAATTTAGTCTCTTTTTCTTTTCTAGTTACGACAACAATGATCAAGAGCACACAAACAAATATCAATTGTTACTGGACACAGCAAAGTATGCGGATCAGAACGGATTTTCCGCTGTGTGGACTCCAGAGCGACATTTCCATCAATTTGGAGGCTTGTATCCAAATCCTTCCGTAACATCGGCTGCACTGGCTATGGTCACTGAACGTCTTCAATTGCGTTCAGGAAGCGTGGTCACTCCGTTACACCAGTCGCTTCGGATTGCGGAGGAGTGGGCTGTTGTCGACAATCTTTCGGGAGGAAGAGTAGGGCTCTCTTTCACATCTGGCTGGCATCCGGATGATTTTGTGTTAAATCCGGCGTTATATGCGAATCGGCACGAGGCGATGTTTCGCAAGGTAGACGAAGTGAAGCGCCTGTGGAGCAGGGAAAGCATATCGATGCCTAACGGACTCGGCAAGGATATTGATGTTCGAGTGTATCCGGAGCCGGTTCAATCCGAACTTCCGATATGGATTACGACGTCAGGTAGCCATGATACGATTATTGAGGCTGGACGAATTGGAGCTAATCTTTTGACTCACTTGCTTGGTCAAGATGTCGACAGCCTGGCTGAAAATATTGCCCTCTATCGCAAAACATTAGTCGAGCATGGTTTTTCTCCCGATCATGGCAAAGTATCATTAATGATTCATACTTATATTGGCGAAGACATGGAATCGGTAAAACAACGGGTCAAAGAACCTTTTTGCAACTATTTACGTTCAAGCTTGCATCTGATTCGCAATTTGGCAGATGCGCTAAATATGAATACGGAAGAACTACAGACTGAAGAAGCAATGAGCACGTTGCTGGATTATGGCTTTGATCGGTATTGGCAAACAGCCTCACTGATGGGTACACGCGAAAGCTGTAAGGAGATAGTGTATCGATTGCAGCATGTGGGCGTAGATGAAATTGCATGTCTTATCGATTTCGGATTAAGTTACGATCTGGTCATGGATGGATTGGAGAAGCTGAGCGAGTTGTGTCAGTGGTTTCAGAAGTCGTCCGATTCTTTAGAGCAACAGAACAATCGCCAAATAACGATGTTTCAATGTACGCCTTCCCGATTAAGATCACTAATCAAGGATCCACATTCACAATCTTTTTTGCGCTCGCTTCGTACAATACTGGTCGGTGGAGAACCGTTTCCCGCCGATTTGGCAAAAAGTGTGAAAAGCGTGACGAATGCCCGTATTCTCAATATGTATGGACCAACGGAAACAACCATTTGGTCCGCAACGTATGAAGTTTCAGAGCCATCTCAATCTATATGTATCGGCTTGCCTATTACAAATACACAAATGTATTTGTTGGATTCACATGAAAGACCTGTTCCGATCGGAGTCGTCGGTGAGTTGTACATTGGTGGTGAAGGGGTATCGAACGGATATTGGGAACGTCCCGAATTGACTACAGAGCGATTTGTGTTGAACAAGTTTACCGGTAAGGGAAAGATGTACCGGACAGGCGATATTGGCCGTTATTTTCCAGATGGCAACATCGAACTACTCGGGCGACGTGACGACCAGTTTAAGGTGCGCGGTTACCGTATAGAAGCCGGCGAAATTGAAGCGGTTCTACTGCGTCATGGCAGTGTTAGGGAAGCAATCGTTATGCTAGAGGATGAAGGATCAGATGATAAAACTCTTGTCGCTTACGTCATATGGAAACAAGCAGGGAACGAAACAGAGCTTCGTACGTATATAGGCAACTTACTTCCATACTATATGTTACCAGGGAGATATGTTGCTTTGGCGAACATTCCGCTTACTCCTAATGGCAAAGTGGATCGCAAAGCACTTGTTGTTCTCGGGCAAGCATCGGTTAGCTCTACTCGGTTCGTTGAGCCAACAAGTGACATCGAAATAGTTATGGCCCAGATATGGCGTCAAGTGCTCGGCTTGGAGAATATAGGTGTACACGACAACTTTTTCAGACTGGGAGGCGATTCGATTAGTGCGCTTCAGATCTCATCTCAGCTGTTGAAATACAACTACAGAATGGACATGAAACATTTGTTCCAGCATCCTACAATTGCCGAATTAAGTCGACTCGTTCGCACGGAAGAAGTCAAAAAGCATGACAACGGTATAGTAGAAGGTTCTGTTGTGTTGACGCCAATCCAACATTGGTTTTTGGAACAAGAATTATCGGATGCTCATCATTATAACCATGCTGTCGTTCTTCGTGCTGCAAATCGATTTGATGCTACTATCGTGCAGCGCGTGTTAGAACAATTAGCAAAGCATCATGATGCTTTGCGTATTGTTTTTCGGCAGGACAGCAGTGACGGTTCAACAATAGCTTTTAACCGTCCGCCAGAAGCGAACTTCATCGAGCTACACGTAACGGATTTGTGCGGTGATCCTCAATACATGAAAAAGGCAGAAGCGGAATTTGCGCTGCGACAATCGACACTGAATCTGGAGAATGGGCCGCTGTTCCGAGCGGTATTGATACACACAGATGAGGGAGATCATCTACTGCTCGTCATTCATCATCTCGTAGTCGATGGAGTCTCATGGAGAGTGTTACTTGAGGATTTCGCTAGTGGATACCGACAAACGTTGCAAGGAGAAGATATTCATTTTCAGAATAAAACAGATTCATTCCAGAAGTATGCGAGAAGTCTTATCGATTATATGCAAAGCGAAGCGTTAATGGCTGAAAAGAATTACTGGAAGCAATTAGAAGATTATTCGTTCCAACCGCTACCACGATCTAGAGCCGTGACGAATCGACCGACAACGAGCACGAATTGCGTCGTGCATTTGACACTTTCAACACAGCATACGCAACAATTAATGCAAGAAGTTCATCATGCTTACAATACAGAAATTAATGATATTTTGCTTACTGCATTAGGGTATTCGGTTAAAGAATGGATCGAGTCTCCATATGTACTATTCGATTTAGAAGGACATGGTCGTGAGTCATTCGTTGAAAATTTAGACGTTACGCGAACTGTAGGCTGGTTTACTTCTATTTATCCGGTAGCGCTGGATATGTCAAGTTCCGATCGTTTATCTGACCAGCTCAAAAAGGTAAAGGAAAGCTTACGAGGAATTCCTAGTAAAGGGTTAGGGTATGGTGTGCTGAAATATTTGACCCCTGCCGAAAAAAAACAAGAAATGAACTTCAACGTGCAGCCGGAAATCATGTTCAATTATCTCGGGCAATTCGACCAAAGCGTTCCAGAGGACTTATTCGACCTATCACCATTGTCGACGGGACCGATGTTGTCGCCCCACTCGGAACGGAAATACGCTCTTCTAATCAACGGCATAGTGCGAAACAACTCGTTACAACTTTCTTTTGACTACAGTAGCGAAGAGTTCGTAGCATCTGAAATCGAATGGTTTGCAGATCTGTATCATCGTCATTTGATACAAATTATTCATCACTGTGTGGGAAAAAATCAGACGGAATTGACGCCTAACGATTTGTTATATCAAGATTTCACGCTTGAAGAGTTGGACGAGCTTCGCGAGGAAATTACGGCATCCGTCATAGAAATGGGAGAAGAGGATTAG